Proteins encoded together in one Planctomyces sp. SH-PL14 window:
- a CDS encoding helix-turn-helix transcriptional regulator: MRASLEQPDRDFLAELHRRGQVSISELCSAMKVTATAVRQRLVRLQAAGLVDRNVVRGERGRPHYLYGVSQEGLNRLGDNYRELALLLWDEIQQIEEPDLKSRMVNKLRQSLVKAYGESVRSENTGERMEELRRGLARRGFDVELKAGAAEGLLPVLRENACPYHELAMKDSSICDLEETVFSEIVGVPIRRSQCCRDGHSCCEFAPVG; encoded by the coding sequence ATGCGAGCATCGCTCGAACAACCCGACCGCGACTTCCTCGCCGAACTGCATCGGCGGGGTCAGGTTTCGATCTCGGAACTCTGTTCGGCGATGAAGGTTACGGCCACAGCCGTCCGGCAGAGACTGGTTCGCCTGCAGGCGGCCGGGCTGGTCGACCGGAACGTCGTCCGCGGCGAGCGCGGGCGGCCGCACTACCTGTACGGAGTCAGCCAAGAAGGGTTGAACCGGCTCGGAGACAATTACCGGGAACTGGCTCTGCTGCTTTGGGACGAGATCCAGCAGATCGAGGAGCCGGATCTCAAGTCACGGATGGTCAATAAGTTGCGGCAGTCGCTCGTCAAGGCGTACGGCGAATCCGTCCGCTCGGAGAACACCGGCGAGCGGATGGAGGAATTGCGGCGGGGACTCGCCCGGCGCGGTTTCGACGTTGAGCTGAAAGCGGGCGCGGCCGAAGGCCTGCTCCCCGTACTGCGGGAGAACGCCTGCCCGTATCACGAGCTGGCGATGAAAGATTCGTCGATCTGCGATCTCGAGGAAACCGTGTTCTCCGAGATCGTGGGAGTCCCGATCCGGCGTTCCCAGTGTTGCCGGGACGGGCATTCCTGTTGTGAATTTGCCCCTGTGGGGTGA
- a CDS encoding RAD55 family ATPase — MPAPQRLSTGIPRLDDLLDGGLLPGTLAVILGATGIGKTQLGIQFLNAGLKQEGERGVLFDLTSRGDSQNHADYAERIADWALREMPSNLYAPPERLWERDRARFDSAHLFNRAGRRVTMSDLDEDAQREWKVELNRKLEQTIAFFYGNFIHGARRCLIDGVEPSDRASDSFQFELFEYIYHQIFRKEAEWVARDLFRAHYREHAEAVARHSYDNESLGCAILCTSHEVMLEDLLSRRIETGDVLSNANTIILMGKIREGTKMGRALYVAKHRGSKCSEEIVPYQITDQGIELL; from the coding sequence ATGCCCGCACCGCAGCGCCTCTCCACCGGCATCCCTCGCCTCGACGACCTCCTCGACGGCGGCCTCCTTCCCGGGACCCTCGCCGTGATCCTGGGAGCGACCGGCATCGGCAAGACGCAGCTCGGAATCCAGTTCCTGAACGCCGGCCTGAAACAGGAAGGCGAACGCGGCGTCCTGTTCGACCTGACGTCGCGGGGAGACTCCCAGAACCACGCCGACTACGCCGAGCGGATCGCCGACTGGGCTCTCCGCGAGATGCCGAGCAACCTCTACGCCCCGCCCGAACGCCTCTGGGAACGGGACCGGGCGCGGTTCGACTCCGCCCACCTCTTCAACCGGGCCGGACGGCGGGTGACCATGTCCGACCTCGACGAAGACGCCCAGCGGGAATGGAAAGTCGAGCTGAACCGGAAGCTCGAACAGACGATCGCCTTCTTCTACGGCAACTTCATCCACGGCGCCCGCCGCTGCCTCATCGACGGCGTCGAGCCAAGCGACCGGGCCAGCGACTCGTTCCAGTTCGAGCTGTTCGAGTACATCTATCACCAGATCTTCCGCAAGGAAGCGGAGTGGGTCGCCCGCGACCTGTTCCGGGCCCACTACCGTGAGCACGCCGAAGCGGTCGCCCGCCACAGCTACGACAACGAGTCGCTCGGCTGCGCGATCCTCTGCACGTCGCACGAAGTCATGCTGGAGGATCTTCTTTCGCGGCGGATCGAAACCGGTGACGTCCTGTCGAACGCGAACACGATCATCCTGATGGGGAAGATCCGCGAGGGGACGAAGATGGGGCGGGCGCTGTACGTCGCCAAGCACCGCGGCAGCAAGTGCTCTGAGGAGATCGTCCCGTACCAGATCACCGACCAGGGGATCGAACTGCTGTAG
- a CDS encoding HEAT repeat domain-containing protein encodes MRGYIFQVLAAAAVILSAGRASAELEEWIRAVQQPGKSSERTAALVAIRGIAKDPQTLSAVPAILSCLRDKEAKVREEAVAALGSILYLQKQPCPLALVEMLNDSDADVRLAASTYGGIFSEYPEGSLVIFKKAARSPDRNLRSNAPHLLKVAGGNAPEVVRIMQELADDPDWQVANNAEIALWHVTKNVERFTLFCLRSIAAYRPVEGDAAKAENQQQAIRNLQAASLVGLLKQEARSQPVELSRALLKGCQHPTPEIRSQSIRTIAALRKEIEGIKRPLDEAGLQNVVRTLADDPEDEVRLALSNSGLLPPPR; translated from the coding sequence ATGCGGGGGTACATCTTCCAAGTGCTGGCGGCTGCGGCGGTGATTCTGTCGGCCGGCCGGGCCTCCGCTGAGCTGGAGGAATGGATCCGAGCTGTCCAACAACCCGGGAAGAGTTCCGAGCGGACGGCCGCCCTGGTGGCCATCCGCGGGATCGCCAAAGACCCGCAGACGCTTTCCGCGGTGCCGGCAATTCTGAGTTGCCTGAGGGACAAGGAGGCGAAGGTGCGGGAGGAGGCGGTCGCCGCCCTGGGGTCCATTCTCTACCTCCAGAAGCAGCCCTGCCCGCTCGCCCTCGTAGAAATGCTCAACGATTCTGATGCGGACGTCCGGCTGGCGGCGTCCACCTACGGCGGGATCTTCTCCGAATACCCAGAGGGCTCACTGGTCATCTTCAAGAAGGCCGCGCGAAGTCCCGATCGCAACCTGCGAAGCAACGCCCCTCATCTCCTGAAAGTGGCCGGGGGCAACGCGCCCGAAGTTGTCCGCATCATGCAGGAACTGGCCGACGATCCGGACTGGCAGGTGGCAAACAACGCCGAGATCGCGCTGTGGCACGTTACAAAGAACGTCGAGCGGTTCACTCTGTTCTGCCTTCGCTCGATCGCGGCCTATCGGCCGGTCGAGGGAGATGCAGCGAAGGCGGAGAACCAGCAGCAGGCGATCCGGAATCTCCAGGCCGCTTCCCTGGTCGGGCTCCTGAAACAGGAGGCCCGGTCACAACCGGTGGAGCTCAGCCGAGCCCTGCTCAAGGGGTGCCAGCACCCGACGCCCGAGATCCGCAGCCAGAGCATCCGGACGATCGCGGCCCTGCGCAAGGAGATCGAAGGGATCAAACGGCCGCTCGACGAAGCGGGGCTGCAGAACGTTGTGCGAACTCTGGCGGACGACCCCGAAGACGAGGTCCGGCTCGCCCTCTCCAACTCCGGGTTGCTCCCGCCGCCCCGCTGA
- a CDS encoding NADH-quinone oxidoreductase subunit B → MTWIDGRFEENVITTTLEQAMNWAKESSIWPMTFGLACCAIEMMATGASRYDLDRFGAGAFRATPRQADLMIVAGTVTYKMASRVRRLYEQMPDPKYVIAMGACTVGGGPYFKYGYHVVKGVDLVVPVDVYVPGCPPRPEALLEGVMRIQDKIKARRITKGATEVLPVPHHTGYVKQPELINA, encoded by the coding sequence ATGACCTGGATTGACGGCCGGTTTGAAGAGAATGTCATCACGACGACGCTCGAGCAGGCAATGAACTGGGCGAAAGAGTCCAGCATCTGGCCGATGACGTTCGGGCTGGCGTGCTGTGCCATCGAGATGATGGCAACGGGAGCGAGCCGGTACGACCTCGACCGCTTCGGTGCCGGTGCCTTCCGCGCCACGCCGCGGCAGGCGGACCTCATGATCGTCGCCGGGACCGTAACCTACAAAATGGCGAGCCGTGTCCGCCGCCTGTACGAGCAGATGCCGGATCCGAAGTACGTGATCGCCATGGGGGCCTGCACGGTCGGCGGCGGCCCGTACTTCAAGTACGGCTACCACGTCGTGAAGGGGGTCGATCTCGTGGTCCCCGTCGACGTCTATGTCCCCGGCTGCCCGCCGCGTCCCGAAGCCCTTCTCGAAGGGGTCATGCGGATCCAGGACAAGATCAAGGCCCGCCGCATCACGAAGGGAGCGACAGAAGTCCTCCCCGTCCCGCACCACACCGGCTACGTCAAGCAGCCAGAACTGATCAACGCCTGA
- a CDS encoding MlaD family protein, whose protein sequence is MNEQKLQFRVGMFVLITLFCGVILILQFGNIQKYWQETYALAIQFEEAPGVRPGSPVQLNGLPIGSVRDVVISEEEPGVICIVDIYAERKLRKDSRAALTRSLFGDATIEFTPGTSREFIPPNKKLRGLAPVDPLASLAKLEVTVSKTLSSFNDTSEEWRSVGKNLNALMETKEGKLDEVIERAAAGLESFASTMKAANETLTSANSLLGDPQVQQDLKRTIAALPAIVQETQQTIALTRASVQKVSENLDKINSATDPLAKQSEAMVAKLDGSLGQLEALLTELNMFSKNLNTENGTLQQFAKNPDLYNNLNRSTAALTTLLGNLEPIIADARIFSDRIARHPEILGVSGAMKGSSGIKDADEGGIRQTGYNSSAKD, encoded by the coding sequence ATGAACGAACAGAAACTCCAGTTCCGCGTCGGGATGTTCGTCCTGATTACGCTGTTCTGCGGCGTGATCCTGATCCTGCAGTTCGGGAACATCCAGAAGTACTGGCAGGAGACCTACGCCCTCGCGATCCAGTTCGAAGAGGCGCCCGGCGTCCGCCCCGGCAGCCCGGTCCAGCTCAACGGCCTGCCGATCGGATCGGTGCGGGACGTCGTCATCAGCGAAGAGGAGCCGGGGGTCATCTGCATCGTCGATATCTACGCCGAACGGAAGCTCCGGAAGGACTCCCGGGCGGCGCTGACCCGTTCGCTCTTCGGCGATGCGACGATCGAGTTCACGCCGGGGACGAGTCGCGAGTTCATTCCGCCGAACAAGAAGCTTCGCGGCCTGGCTCCCGTCGATCCGCTCGCCTCGCTGGCCAAGCTGGAAGTGACGGTCAGCAAGACCCTCAGTTCGTTCAACGACACGAGCGAAGAGTGGCGGTCGGTCGGAAAGAACCTGAACGCCCTGATGGAGACGAAAGAGGGAAAACTCGACGAAGTCATCGAGCGGGCCGCGGCGGGACTTGAATCGTTCGCGAGCACGATGAAGGCCGCCAACGAAACCCTGACCTCCGCCAACTCGCTCCTTGGCGATCCGCAGGTCCAGCAAGACCTCAAGCGGACGATCGCGGCCCTCCCGGCGATCGTGCAGGAGACGCAGCAGACGATCGCCCTGACGCGGGCCTCGGTCCAGAAGGTCAGCGAGAACCTCGACAAAATCAACTCGGCTACCGACCCGCTCGCCAAGCAGAGCGAGGCGATGGTCGCCAAGCTCGACGGCAGCCTCGGCCAGCTCGAGGCCCTGCTGACCGAGCTCAACATGTTCTCCAAGAACCTCAACACGGAGAACGGCACGCTCCAGCAGTTCGCCAAGAACCCCGATCTCTACAACAACCTGAACCGCTCGACCGCGGCCCTCACGACGCTGCTGGGGAACCTCGAGCCGATCATCGCCGACGCCCGGATCTTCAGCGACCGGATCGCCCGGCACCCGGAGATCCTGGGAGTGAGCGGAGCGATGAAAGGGAGCTCCGGCATCAAGGACGCGGACGAAGGGGGCATCCGGCAGACGGGGTACAACTCGTCCGCCAAGGACTGA
- a CDS encoding serine hydrolase domain-containing protein: MPTRRHYLQTLLTAWAGGALLSAGRRAEAAEDPTVALKAILERVRTKHELPALASVIVLQGKLFAVGATGVRKLGDPTPVTDKDQFHLGSCTKSLTATLAAICVEQKRITWETTIADVLAKAVPKIHDDLKPVTLSQLCCHWSGVTVRNSPEGTTLGQLYENGTLKGSPREQRRRFCQLILTEAPESKPGSQFAYSNLNYTIAGHMLESVLGQEWERLLKERIAQPLQMASLGYGAMGRAGKIDQPWQHRIIDDKVTPIEPGPRSDNPAVLGPGGTVHCTPADWGRYLMAHVDGEQGLAPLLSRESWERLHSAPYGGESGFGWFRSERRWAGPSRRVYNHAGTNNMNYAVVWLAPERRLAIGTLTNQGGDKAKQAVDDVAVDVINTLLPSA, encoded by the coding sequence ATGCCGACTCGCCGCCACTACCTCCAGACTCTGCTGACCGCCTGGGCCGGCGGTGCCCTGCTCTCCGCGGGACGCCGTGCGGAGGCCGCTGAAGATCCGACCGTCGCCCTGAAGGCGATCCTGGAACGCGTGCGGACGAAACACGAGTTGCCGGCCCTCGCCTCAGTCATCGTCCTCCAGGGAAAGCTGTTCGCTGTCGGAGCGACCGGAGTTCGAAAGCTCGGGGATCCGACGCCCGTAACCGACAAGGACCAGTTCCATCTCGGATCCTGCACGAAGTCGCTGACGGCAACGCTGGCCGCGATCTGCGTCGAACAGAAGCGGATCACCTGGGAGACGACGATCGCCGACGTCCTCGCCAAGGCGGTTCCCAAGATTCACGACGACCTGAAGCCGGTCACGCTCAGCCAGCTCTGCTGTCACTGGTCCGGGGTGACCGTCCGCAACAGCCCTGAAGGGACGACGCTGGGCCAGCTCTATGAAAACGGCACGCTCAAGGGTTCGCCGCGCGAGCAGCGGCGGCGGTTCTGCCAGCTCATCCTGACCGAGGCTCCGGAGTCGAAGCCGGGCTCGCAGTTCGCCTACTCCAACCTGAACTACACGATCGCCGGACACATGCTGGAGAGCGTGCTCGGACAGGAATGGGAGCGGCTCCTCAAAGAGCGGATCGCCCAGCCGCTGCAGATGGCGTCGCTCGGCTACGGCGCGATGGGCCGGGCCGGAAAGATCGACCAGCCGTGGCAGCACCGGATCATCGACGACAAGGTGACCCCCATCGAACCGGGGCCGCGGTCGGACAACCCCGCGGTCCTCGGCCCCGGCGGGACCGTCCACTGCACCCCCGCCGACTGGGGCCGCTACCTGATGGCCCACGTCGACGGCGAACAGGGCCTCGCTCCCCTGCTCTCCCGTGAGTCGTGGGAGCGGCTGCACAGCGCGCCTTATGGGGGCGAGAGCGGATTCGGCTGGTTCCGGTCGGAACGCCGCTGGGCCGGCCCGTCGCGACGCGTCTACAACCACGCCGGGACGAACAACATGAACTACGCCGTCGTCTGGCTCGCTCCGGAACGGCGGCTGGCCATTGGCACGCTGACCAACCAAGGGGGCGACAAGGCGAAGCAGGCGGTCGACGACGTGGCCGTCGACGTGATCAACACTCTTCTACCGTCTGCCTGA
- a CDS encoding non-heme iron oxygenase ferredoxin subunit produces the protein MSELIRVAAVTDIPPGGRLSAEVDETPVLLLRAGDDFYCLEDVCTHDGQPLTDGPFDGREITCPRHGAKFDVRTGKPTCMPATSPVRVFEVTVRDGAVFVKA, from the coding sequence GTGTCCGAACTGATCCGCGTCGCCGCCGTCACCGACATTCCGCCGGGAGGCCGGCTCTCCGCGGAAGTGGACGAAACGCCGGTCCTGCTGCTCCGGGCCGGGGACGACTTCTACTGTCTCGAAGATGTCTGCACGCACGACGGCCAGCCGCTGACCGATGGACCGTTCGACGGCCGCGAGATCACCTGTCCGCGGCACGGCGCCAAGTTCGATGTCCGGACTGGAAAGCCGACCTGCATGCCGGCCACTTCGCCGGTCCGGGTCTTTGAAGTCACGGTGCGGGACGGGGCCGTGTTCGTGAAGGCGTGA
- a CDS encoding Uma2 family endonuclease: protein MSVATLLTAEQFSQMEFDGPVELVRGEVVEMTRPEPPHGNVCNEVAFALTSWAKRGGRGLVTTNDSGVITDRDPDTVRGPDVAFYALSQIPGGRFSPKSRTLVPTLSVEVLSPSNRWSEMRTKIDEYLACGVEEVWIVDCQRRTVEVFRGDLPAVEFKQDAQLVSRALPEFVAPVSEFFAGIE, encoded by the coding sequence ATGTCCGTCGCGACGCTTCTCACCGCCGAGCAGTTTTCTCAGATGGAGTTTGACGGTCCCGTCGAACTCGTCCGGGGGGAAGTTGTCGAGATGACGAGACCGGAGCCTCCGCATGGGAACGTCTGCAACGAAGTCGCTTTTGCCCTGACGTCCTGGGCGAAGCGAGGAGGGCGGGGACTCGTCACGACGAACGACAGCGGCGTTATCACCGATCGCGATCCGGATACGGTTCGCGGACCGGACGTCGCCTTTTATGCCCTGAGCCAGATTCCCGGAGGACGGTTTTCGCCCAAAAGCCGGACCCTGGTGCCGACGCTCAGCGTCGAAGTCCTTTCGCCGTCGAACCGCTGGTCGGAGATGCGGACGAAGATCGACGAATACCTCGCTTGCGGAGTCGAGGAGGTGTGGATCGTGGATTGTCAGCGGCGGACCGTCGAGGTGTTCCGCGGCGACCTTCCCGCGGTCGAATTCAAGCAGGACGCGCAGTTGGTATCGCGAGCCTTGCCGGAGTTTGTCGCTCCGGTGAGCGAGTTTTTTGCCGGGATCGAGTGA
- the sufC gene encoding Fe-S cluster assembly ATPase SufC yields MSIELKITNLHVSVGDVPILKGVNLTIRQGEIHALMGTNGSGKSTLAYTLAGHPKYEVTDGTIELGGQDIGELDPCERARLGMFLAFQYPVTIPGVKVADFLRHAITNIRNPARKEGEELMPMREFRQELRKTMEELDIREDFARRYLNEGFSGGEKKRMEILQLAMLKPKFAILDETDSGLDSDAVRVVSEGLAKLSGPQMGVLIITHHERLLEFNRPQFTHIMMAGRIVETGDAQLAHDIHANGYAAVRARHPDASAEEDAARERKPLTGAK; encoded by the coding sequence ATGTCCATCGAACTCAAGATCACGAACCTTCACGTTTCGGTCGGCGACGTACCGATCCTCAAGGGAGTCAACCTGACGATCCGTCAGGGAGAGATCCACGCCCTGATGGGGACGAACGGCTCCGGGAAGAGCACGCTGGCCTACACGCTCGCCGGCCACCCGAAGTACGAAGTGACCGACGGGACGATCGAACTCGGTGGCCAGGACATCGGCGAACTCGACCCGTGTGAACGAGCCCGCCTGGGGATGTTCCTCGCCTTCCAGTACCCGGTGACGATTCCGGGCGTGAAGGTCGCCGACTTCCTCCGCCACGCGATCACGAACATCCGCAACCCCGCCCGCAAGGAAGGGGAAGAGCTGATGCCGATGCGCGAGTTCCGGCAGGAGCTCCGCAAGACGATGGAAGAGCTCGACATCCGCGAGGACTTTGCCCGCCGTTACCTGAACGAAGGGTTTTCGGGCGGTGAGAAGAAGCGGATGGAGATCCTCCAGCTCGCGATGCTCAAACCGAAGTTTGCTATCCTCGACGAGACCGACTCAGGTCTCGACAGCGACGCCGTCCGCGTCGTGAGCGAAGGTCTGGCCAAGCTCTCGGGTCCGCAGATGGGTGTCCTGATCATCACCCACCACGAGCGGCTCCTCGAGTTCAATCGCCCGCAGTTCACGCACATCATGATGGCTGGCCGGATCGTCGAAACCGGCGATGCCCAGCTGGCCCACGATATCCACGCCAACGGCTACGCCGCCGTCCGCGCCCGCCATCCGGACGCGAGTGCCGAAGAAGATGCCGCCAGGGAGCGGAAGCCGCTGACCGGCGCCAAGTAG
- the sufB gene encoding Fe-S cluster assembly protein SufB, whose translation MIEAILNEEAPEKADVQIGEYQYGFHDPTDKYTFMSRKGLDREIVGQISEMKGEPDWMRQFRLDSLEEFFRRPMPFWGGDMSGLNFQDIYYYVKASDRQGKTWDDVPDDIRKTYDRLGIPEAEKKYLAGVKAQYESEVIYGSLQEDLAKQGVLFTDTDSALKEHPEIFREHFGKVIPPNDNKFAALNSAVWSGGSFIYVPKGVKIDFPLQAYFRINTQNMGQFERTLIIVDEGASVHYVEGCTAPTYSSDSLHSAVVEIIVKRGGRCRYTTIQNWSNNVYNLVTKRAMAYGDSLMEWIDGNLGSKLTMKYPAIYLMEPGARGETLSIAFAGDGQHQDAGAKMVHCAPHTSSRIISKSISKNGGRSSYRGLVKVQKGAHDCKSNVVCDALILDPQSRSDTYPYIEVEEEEVAIEHEASVSKIAEDQLLYLMSRGLTEAEASAMIVTGFIEPLVKELPMEYAVEMNRLIELQMEGSVG comes from the coding sequence ATGATTGAAGCAATCCTGAACGAAGAAGCTCCTGAGAAGGCCGACGTCCAGATCGGCGAGTACCAGTACGGCTTCCACGATCCGACCGACAAGTACACCTTCATGTCCCGCAAGGGGCTGGACCGGGAGATCGTCGGCCAGATCTCCGAGATGAAGGGGGAACCGGACTGGATGCGCCAGTTCCGGCTCGACTCGCTGGAAGAGTTCTTCCGCCGCCCGATGCCCTTCTGGGGCGGCGATATGTCCGGCCTCAACTTCCAGGACATCTACTACTACGTCAAGGCGTCCGACCGGCAGGGAAAGACCTGGGACGACGTTCCGGACGACATCCGGAAGACCTACGACCGCCTGGGGATCCCGGAAGCCGAGAAGAAGTACCTCGCCGGGGTGAAGGCCCAGTACGAGTCGGAAGTCATCTACGGCTCGCTGCAGGAAGACCTCGCCAAGCAGGGAGTGCTCTTCACCGACACCGACTCGGCGCTCAAGGAGCATCCCGAAATCTTCCGCGAGCACTTCGGCAAGGTCATCCCGCCGAACGACAACAAGTTCGCCGCGCTGAACTCGGCCGTCTGGTCGGGGGGATCGTTCATCTACGTCCCGAAGGGTGTGAAGATCGACTTCCCGTTGCAGGCCTACTTCCGCATCAACACCCAGAACATGGGGCAGTTCGAGCGGACGCTGATCATCGTCGACGAAGGGGCCTCGGTGCACTACGTCGAAGGCTGCACCGCCCCGACCTACAGCAGCGACTCGCTCCACTCGGCGGTCGTTGAGATCATCGTGAAGCGGGGCGGCCGCTGCCGCTATACGACGATCCAGAACTGGTCCAACAACGTCTACAACCTCGTTACCAAGCGGGCGATGGCGTACGGCGATTCACTCATGGAGTGGATCGACGGCAACCTCGGCTCGAAGCTGACCATGAAGTATCCGGCCATCTACCTGATGGAGCCCGGGGCCCGCGGCGAGACGCTGTCGATCGCCTTCGCCGGCGATGGCCAGCACCAGGACGCGGGGGCCAAGATGGTCCACTGTGCTCCGCACACCTCGAGCCGCATCATCTCGAAGTCGATCAGCAAGAACGGCGGTCGCTCGAGCTACCGCGGGCTGGTTAAGGTTCAGAAGGGGGCCCACGACTGCAAGAGCAACGTCGTGTGCGACGCCCTGATCCTCGACCCGCAGAGCCGGAGCGACACCTACCCATACATCGAGGTCGAAGAGGAAGAAGTCGCGATCGAGCACGAGGCTTCGGTCTCCAAGATCGCGGAAGACCAGCTCCTCTATCTCATGAGCCGCGGCCTGACGGAAGCCGAAGCGAGCGCCATGATCGTCACCGGTTTCATCGAGCCGCTCGTCAAGGAGCTGCCGATGGAGTACGCGGTCGAGATGAACCGCCTCATCGAGCTCCAGATGGAAGGAAGCGTCGGATAG
- a CDS encoding MlaE family ABC transporter permease translates to MSAVAQPPRDTFVHALGRIVIDTVRLVGDIVLFGLRMLSWLLVRWPRGHTFWSVLYFVGVQSVSVVCITGGFIGMVLAIQAYDQFAMMHMENQLGTVVNITLVKELGPVLAAIMLAGRVGSAMAAELGTMRVTEQIDALTALGANPIAYLVVPRFVACVLLIPLLTVVGDCIGIFMGWLFSTQVLGVDSFFYWYHSKRYVAPYDVITGLIKSLFFGCGISVIACHRGFHSSAGAEGVGKAATESFVYSFVTILVLDFALGALFMNLYYILWPRINAAM, encoded by the coding sequence ATGTCCGCAGTCGCCCAGCCTCCGCGGGACACGTTTGTCCACGCCCTCGGGCGGATCGTCATCGATACGGTCCGACTGGTGGGGGACATCGTCCTCTTCGGCCTGCGGATGCTCTCCTGGCTGCTCGTCCGCTGGCCGCGTGGGCACACCTTCTGGTCGGTCCTGTACTTCGTCGGCGTCCAGAGCGTCTCCGTGGTCTGCATCACGGGAGGCTTCATCGGGATGGTCCTGGCGATTCAGGCCTATGACCAGTTCGCCATGATGCACATGGAGAACCAGCTCGGAACCGTCGTGAACATCACGCTCGTCAAAGAGCTCGGCCCCGTGCTGGCGGCGATCATGCTCGCCGGACGGGTCGGCAGCGCCATGGCGGCCGAGTTGGGGACGATGCGGGTCACCGAGCAGATCGACGCCCTCACGGCGCTCGGCGCCAACCCGATCGCCTACCTCGTGGTCCCGCGGTTCGTCGCCTGCGTCCTGCTGATTCCCCTGCTGACCGTCGTGGGGGATTGTATCGGGATCTTCATGGGGTGGCTCTTCAGCACGCAGGTGCTGGGGGTCGACAGCTTCTTCTACTGGTATCACTCGAAGCGGTACGTCGCCCCCTACGACGTCATCACCGGCCTCATCAAGAGCCTCTTCTTCGGCTGCGGGATCTCAGTCATCGCCTGCCACCGGGGTTTTCACTCATCGGCCGGAGCGGAAGGAGTCGGCAAGGCGGCGACGGAGTCGTTCGTCTACTCCTTCGTCACGATCCTCGTCCTGGACTTCGCGCTCGGCGCGCTGTTCATGAACCTGTACTACATCCTCTGGCCGCGGATCAACGCGGCAATGTGA
- a CDS encoding ABC transporter ATP-binding protein: MDDPPPLLELQNVSRSFGSQAVLREISLEVHRGETLVVIGESGCGKSVTLKLLMQLLEPSRGTVLWDGRPLKTLSARKINKERLRFGYLFQGGALFDSLTVFENVAFGLRQNTRTPEDQVEQIVRERLRDVGLSLGMIAQKKPAELSGGMRKRVALARALAMDPEVMLYDEPTTGLDPIMSDVINELILQTKQTRNMTSLVITHDMHTVRKVADRVVMFYPLARLPAHEPQIIFEGTAEEAFDAPDPRVSQFIRGEARDRLTELAAA; this comes from the coding sequence ATGGACGATCCCCCTCCCCTCCTTGAACTGCAGAACGTCTCCCGCTCGTTCGGGTCGCAGGCGGTGCTGCGCGAGATCAGCCTGGAGGTCCACCGGGGGGAAACGCTCGTCGTGATCGGCGAGAGCGGTTGCGGCAAGAGCGTGACGCTCAAGCTGCTGATGCAGCTCCTCGAGCCGAGCCGGGGGACGGTCCTGTGGGACGGCCGCCCGCTCAAGACCCTCTCTGCCCGCAAGATCAACAAGGAACGGCTCCGCTTCGGCTACCTGTTCCAGGGAGGAGCCCTCTTCGACAGCCTGACGGTCTTCGAAAACGTGGCCTTCGGCCTGCGGCAGAACACGCGAACCCCCGAAGACCAAGTCGAGCAGATTGTCCGCGAGCGGCTCCGCGATGTCGGGCTCAGCCTGGGAATGATTGCCCAGAAGAAGCCGGCCGAGCTCTCGGGCGGGATGCGGAAGCGGGTCGCCCTGGCCCGCGCTCTGGCGATGGATCCCGAAGTGATGCTCTACGACGAGCCGACGACCGGGCTCGATCCGATCATGAGCGACGTCATCAACGAGCTGATCCTGCAGACAAAGCAGACGCGGAACATGACGAGCCTCGTCATCACGCACGACATGCACACCGTCCGGAAGGTCGCCGACCGGGTGGTCATGTTCTATCCCCTGGCCCGCCTTCCGGCCCACGAGCCGCAGATCATTTTCGAAGGGACCGCCGAAGAAGCATTCGACGCCCCCGACCCCCGCGTCTCCCAGTTTATCCGCGGAGAAGCCCGCGACCGGCTGACGGAGCTCGCCGCCGCCTGA